In Cucurbita pepo subsp. pepo cultivar mu-cu-16 chromosome LG04, ASM280686v2, whole genome shotgun sequence, the following are encoded in one genomic region:
- the LOC111793589 gene encoding uncharacterized protein LOC111793589, translating to MASSTPERPPFTNSCTVPNSLPTGLLRSVKVLVVLCAKKAAHVTKKLKWKPSPGATLARPKNMLKTVSLSAMTLFRKKKTSRRGVRPEEEDDEEEKEWGRVGVWQRGILMGDKCQPLDFPGVIYYDSNGNKVNEAPFRSPRASPLPGYLLRKPEA from the coding sequence ATGGCTTCCTCCACGCCGGAACGTCCTCCGTTTACCAACTCCTGCACCGTGCCCAATAGCCTACCCACCGGCCTCCTCCGGTCCGTTAAAGTTCTGGTCGTTCTCTGCGCAAAAAAAGCCGCCCATGTCACCAAGAAGCTCAAGTGGAAGCCGAGTCCGGGGGCGACGTTGGCTCGGCCGAAGAACATGCTGAAGACGGTTAGCCTATCGGCGATGACTTTGTTTCGCAAGAAAAAGACCAGCCGGCGAGGTGTACGACCGGAGGAGGAGgacgatgaagaagaaaaagagtggGGCCGTGTTGGCGTTTGGCAGAGGGGGATCCTGATGGGCGACAAATGCCAGCCGTTGGATTTCCCGGGTGTAATTTACTACGATAGTAACGGGAACAAGGTGAACGAGGCCCCTTTCCGTTCGCCACGTGCCAGTCCTTTGCCCGGTTACCTTCTTAGGAAACCTGAAGCCTGA